The following proteins come from a genomic window of Triticum aestivum cultivar Chinese Spring chromosome 6A, IWGSC CS RefSeq v2.1, whole genome shotgun sequence:
- the LOC123127529 gene encoding cryptochrome-1, whose translation MSASPSMSGGAGERTRTVVWFRRDLRVEDNPALAAAARTAGEVVPAYVWAPEEDGPYYPGRVSRWWLSQSLKHLDASLRRLGATRLVTRRSTDTVAALLELVRSTGATHLFFNHLYDPLSLVRDHRVKQVLGAEGITVQSFNSDLLYEPWEVLDDHGCPFTMFTPFWNTCLCMVDPPAPMLPPKRINSGELSRCCSSDDLIFEDESERGSNALLARAWSPGWQNADKAFTAFINGPLIDYSVNRKKADSANTSLLSPYLHFGELSVRKVFHQVRMKQLTWSNESNGDGEEGCSLFLRSIGLREYSRYLAFNHPCSHEKPLLAHLRFFPWVVNEVYFKVWRQGRTGYPLVDAGMRELWATGWLHDRIRVVVSSFFVKVLQLPWRWGMKYFWDTLLDADLESDALGWQYISGSLPDGRELDRIDNPQFEGYKFDPCGEYVRRWLPELARLPTEWIHHPWDAPESVLQAAGIELGSNYPLPIVELDEAKSRLQDALSEMWELEAASRAEIENGMEEGLGDSSDEPPIAFPQELQHMEVDRATIHTPAMAGRRRADQMVPSITSSFFRAETETELSAAFESEVTRPEVPSQVHFQPQTRMEVRDEVASDDTAARYNGVQQQQQYTLHRHRVQGGIAPSTSEASSSWTGREGGVVPVWSPPAASGHSDPYAADETDISSRSYLDRHPQQSHRLMNWNQLSQSS comes from the exons ATGTCGGCGTCGCCGTCGATGAGCGGCGGTGCCGGGGAGCGGACGCGGACGGTGGTGTGGTTCAGGCGGGACCTGCGCGTGGAGGACAACCCGGCCCTAGCGGCGGCGGCGCGAACAGCCGGGGAGGTGGTGCCGGCGTACGTGTGGGCGCCGGAGGAGGACGGGCCGTACTACCCTGGGCGGGTGTCCCGGTGGTGGCTCAGCCAGAGCCTCAAGCACCTGGACGCCTCGCTGCGCCGGCTCGGCGCCACCCGGCTGGTCACCCGACGGTCCACCGACACCGTCGCCGCGCTGCTGGAGCTCGTCCGCAGCACCGGCGCCACCCATCTCTTCTTCAACCACCTCTACG ACCCGCTGTCGCTGGTCCGGGACCACCGGGTGAAGCAAGTGCTGGGGGCCGAGGGCATCACCGTGCAGTCCTTCAACTCCGACCTGCTCTACGAGCCATGGGAGGTCCTCGACGACCACGGCTGCCCCTTCACCATGTTCACGCCCTTCTGGAACACGTGCCTCTGTATGGTCGACCCCCCCGCGCCCATGCTGCCACCCAAGAGGATTAATTCAG GTGAATTGTCGAGGTGCTGCTCATCGGACGACCTCATCTTCGAAGACGAGTCGGAGAGGGGGAGCAACGCGCTGCTCGCACGCGCGTGGTCGCCGGGGTGGCAGAACGCCGACAAGGCTTTCACGGCCTTCATCAACGGCCCGCTCATCGACTACTCCGTGAACCGCAAGAAGGCCGACAGTGCAAACACCTCACTGCTCTCCCCCTACCTGCACTTTGGCGAGCTCAGCGTCCGCAAGGTCTTCCATCAGGTACGGATGAAGCAGCTAACGTGGAGCAACGAGAgcaacggcgacggcgaggagggcTGCAGCCTCTTCCTCCGCTCCATCGGCCTGCGAGAGTACTCCAGGTACCTCGCCTTCAACCACCCATGCAGCCACGAGAAGCCCCTCTTGGCTCATCTCAGGTTCTTCCCCTGGGTGGTCAATGAGGTCTACTTCAAGGTCTGGAGGCAGGGTAGGACCGGCTACCCTCTTGTCGACGCCGGCATGAGGGAGCTTTGGGCCACCGGCTGGCTGCATGACCGCATACGTGTCGTCGTCTCAAGCTTCTTTGTCAAGGTTCTCCAGCTGCCATGGCGCTGGGGGATGAAGTACTTCTGGGACACCTTGCTGGACGCCGACCTTGAGAGCGACGCGTTGGGCTGGCAGTACATCTCCGGGTCTCTGCCTGATGGCCGTGAGCTCGACCGCATTGACAACCCGCAG TTTGAAGGCTACAAGTTCGACCCATGCGGGGAGTACGTCCGGCGATGGCTGCCGGAGCTGGCGAGGCTACCAACGGAATGGATACACCACCCCTGGGATGCACCCGAGTCTGTGCTGCAGGCTGCAGGAATTGAGCTAGGTTCCAATTACCCTCTCCCCATTGTTGAGCTAGATGAAGCCAAGTCCAGATTGCAGGACGCCCTGTCAGAGATGTGGGAGCTTGAGGCAGCCTCTCGTGCTGAGATAGAGAATGGAATGGAGGAAGGCCTGGGAGACTCCTCAGACGAGCCACCCATTGCCTTCCCCCAAGAGCTGCAGCATATGGAAGTGGACCGTGCCACTATCCATACACCAGCGATGGCTGGCCGGAGACGAGCAGATCAGATGGTGCCTAGCATCACCTCTTCCTTTTTCAGAGCTGAAACAGAAACAGAACTTTCTGCGGCTTTTGAAAGCGAAGTGACTAGGCCGGAGGTGCCATCACAGGTGCATTTCCAGCCTCAGACTCGGATGGAAGTCAGGGATGAAGTTGCCAGCGACGACACTGCTGCCAGATACAACGgcgtccagcagcagcagcagtatacCCTACACCGTCACCGTGTGCAGGGCGGCATAGCACCATCCACTTCAGAGGCATCAAGCAGCTGGACTGGGAGAGAAGGTGGGGTAGTACCCGTCTGGTCGCCTCCGGCTGCGTCAGGCCATTCAGATCCCTACGCTGCGGATGAAACTGACATTTCCAGTAGGAGTTATTTGGACAGGCACCCGCAGCAGTCACATAGGTTGATGAATTGGAATCAGCTCTCCCAGTCATCGTGA